GAGGGAAAGCTCATCGCCGAGGGAGCCCCGAAGCAGGTGCTCTGCGATCCCTTCGTGCGGGAGGTCTACTGGGGCAAAGAGGAGGGCCTCGTATGCTCAGTGTGAAGAAGATCAACGTCGCTTACGGCAGCGCGAAGGTGCTCCACGACGTTTCCCTCGACCTCGGGCAGGGCGAGATGGTCTTCATCGCCGGCCGCAACGGCGCGGGCAAGACCACCCTGCTGAAGTCCATCGCCGGGTTCATGCGGCCGTCGAGCGGGTCGATCGTGTTCGATGGCAGAGAGCTTGTCGGCCTCCCCCCCGAGAGAATATCCCTTGCCGGGATCCGCTATGTGTTCCAGGACAAGCGGGTATTCTCTCACCTCTCCGTACGCGAAAACCTCGAGCTTGCGGCGTATCCCGTGGGAGAGGACATGACAGATGCCATCGCCAAAGTCGTCCGCATCTACCCGAAGATCGAGCAGTTCCTCGACGCCCGTGCCGGAGGCCTGAGCGGCGGGCAGCGCCAGATCCTCCTGATCGGCAGGGCGCTCATCGGCTCCCCCCGGCTCCTCCTTATCGATGAGCCGACCGAGGGCCTGGCTGCGGGGACGATCAACGATATCCTGAAGGTGCTCACCATGATGAAGGGGCAGGTCTCGATGATCATCGTCGAGCAGAACCTCTCGGTGGTAGGCATGCTCGCCGACCGCGTCTATATCATGCAGGAGGGCAAGATCGTCAGGGAAGTAGGCGATCCGGCGGAGATCAGGGACAAGGGAAGACTGGAGCAGTATTTATAGATGAGCAATGCACCCCTAGTACGCATTACGGCCATTACAAGGAGGATTCCATGGCAAGACGGAAAGCAGCATGCACAACGAAGATCGAGGCAAAGAAGACCGCCATCGTTCTGATCGAGCCGCAGTACGACTTTCTCAAACCCGGCGGCTCGATGTACCAGTTCATCGCGGAGCAGCTGAAGGAGCGCAAGGTCATCGGCAACCTGGTGGCGCTCGTGAGCAAGGCGCGGAAGAAGATAAAGAAGATCGTCTACGTGCCGTTCGAGGCCTTCGAGCCGGGCTTCCCCGAGATAGACCGGAAAGGGCCCGGCATGTGCGGGCTGCGCGGCCTCGAGATCGATATGCCGACGGGATGGAAGATCAACGGCAAGCCGGTGAGCGGCGCCTGGGTCGCCGGAACGCCCGGCCCCGAGATCATTCCCGAGCTGACCCCGCAGAAGGGCGACCTGATCATCCGCGGCAAGAAGACCCTCGACGCCTTCTGGTCCACCTCGCTGGACTACACCCTGCGCACGAACATGATCGAGTATGTCGCGATCGTGGGCTTCCATACCAACTGGTGCGTGGAGTCGACGGCGCGCTCGGCGTACGACAAGGGCTATCGCGTCATCGTCATCGGCGACTGCACCGGCACCGACACGCGGACGGAACAGGAGTATGCCGAGAAATTCATCTTCCCGAAGATAGGGCTCGTGATGAACCACCAGGAGTTCCTGAAGAGCCTGGTGTAGGCACGGCCATGAGCGAGAATCGGACGATACGAACGAGAGGGCCCCTGCTCGATCTCGCCGTCATCGCGGCGGGGTTCGTGCTCGTCCTGCCGGTGCTGGGGTTGAACCGGGCTACGGACTTCATGATCTTCTGCATCTATGTCCTGGGGTTCGACCTCCTGTACGGGTATATGGGAAGGCTCTCGTTCGGTCACATGCTCTACCTGGGCACCGGCGCCTACGCCGTCACGCTCTTTGCCGAGCACGTCTCCCAGAACCCCTTCCTCGCCCTTGCCGCCGGCATCGCCGCCGGCGCGCTCATAGGGGCGATCCTGGGGCCTGTCATTGTCCGGGCGACCGGCGCCTGTTTCGCGCTGATCAACCTCGCCTTCAACCAGATCGGGTACTTCTTCGTCCTCGTCGCCTTCTCGAAGTATACCGGCGGCGAGGACGGGATGTCCGCGTACTTCTCGAAGGTCGGTCCGATCGATTTCGGGAAGAAGACCGTCCTCTTCGGTTTCGTGCTCTTCTGCCTGCTGCTGACGTACTACCTGCTCAAGAAGTTTACCTCCTCTCCCTACGGCGTCCTGGTCAGGTCGATCAAGGAGAACGAGACGCGGGTGAAATTCCTGGGCTACGACACGTTCAGGTACAAATGGAT
This is a stretch of genomic DNA from Nitrospirota bacterium. It encodes these proteins:
- a CDS encoding cysteine hydrolase; the protein is MARRKAACTTKIEAKKTAIVLIEPQYDFLKPGGSMYQFIAEQLKERKVIGNLVALVSKARKKIKKIVYVPFEAFEPGFPEIDRKGPGMCGLRGLEIDMPTGWKINGKPVSGAWVAGTPGPEIIPELTPQKGDLIIRGKKTLDAFWSTSLDYTLRTNMIEYVAIVGFHTNWCVESTARSAYDKGYRVIVIGDCTGTDTRTEQEYAEKFIFPKIGLVMNHQEFLKSLV
- a CDS encoding branched-chain amino acid ABC transporter permease, whose amino-acid sequence is MSENRTIRTRGPLLDLAVIAAGFVLVLPVLGLNRATDFMIFCIYVLGFDLLYGYMGRLSFGHMLYLGTGAYAVTLFAEHVSQNPFLALAAGIAAGALIGAILGPVIVRATGACFALINLAFNQIGYFFVLVAFSKYTGGEDGMSAYFSKVGPIDFGKKTVLFGFVLFCLLLTYYLLKKFTSSPYGVLVRSIKENETRVKFLGYDTFRYKWITFILSTSIAAFAGALSMLNYGYATPSFIDPTRNVEVIFAALIGGPGSLSGAVIGGAIYMVISNYLASYIPRWELFLGLALLIVVFRFRTGVWGFINDRMKRRPATYG
- a CDS encoding ABC transporter ATP-binding protein encodes the protein MLSVKKINVAYGSAKVLHDVSLDLGQGEMVFIAGRNGAGKTTLLKSIAGFMRPSSGSIVFDGRELVGLPPERISLAGIRYVFQDKRVFSHLSVRENLELAAYPVGEDMTDAIAKVVRIYPKIEQFLDARAGGLSGGQRQILLIGRALIGSPRLLLIDEPTEGLAAGTINDILKVLTMMKGQVSMIIVEQNLSVVGMLADRVYIMQEGKIVREVGDPAEIRDKGRLEQYL